A genome region from Dickeya dadantii NCPPB 898 includes the following:
- the rph gene encoding ribonuclease PH, whose product MRPTGRSAQQIRPLTLTRHYTKHAEGSVLVEFGDTKVLCNATVEDGVPRFLKGQGQGWITAEYGMLPRSTHSRNAREAAKGKQGGRTLEIQRLIARSLRAAVDLNKLGEYTITLDCDVLQADGGTRTASITGACVALADALNGMVASGKLKTSPLKGMVAAVSVGIVNGEAVCDLEYVEDSAAETDMNVVMTEDGRMIEVQGTAEGEPFSHDELLSLLALARQGIEDIVRAQKAALAD is encoded by the coding sequence ACATTAACCCGTCACTACACCAAACATGCCGAAGGATCGGTGCTGGTGGAGTTCGGCGATACCAAAGTGTTGTGCAACGCCACGGTAGAAGACGGGGTGCCGCGTTTCCTGAAAGGTCAGGGACAAGGCTGGATTACCGCCGAATACGGTATGTTGCCGCGCTCTACCCACAGCCGTAACGCCCGCGAAGCGGCGAAAGGCAAGCAGGGCGGCCGTACGCTGGAAATTCAGCGTCTGATCGCTCGTTCGCTGCGCGCCGCGGTCGATCTGAACAAACTGGGTGAATACACTATTACGTTGGATTGCGATGTGTTGCAGGCCGACGGCGGCACCCGTACCGCGTCCATCACCGGCGCCTGTGTGGCGTTGGCCGACGCGCTCAACGGCATGGTTGCCAGCGGCAAGCTGAAAACCAGCCCGCTGAAAGGCATGGTGGCGGCAGTATCAGTCGGGATTGTCAACGGCGAAGCGGTGTGCGACCTGGAATACGTGGAAGACTCCGCGGCGGAAACCGACATGAACGTGGTGATGACCGAAGACGGTCGGATGATCGAGGTGCAGGGCACCGCAGAGGGCGAACCGTTCAGTCATGACGAGTTGCTGTCGTTGCTGGCGCTGGCGCGCCAGGGCATCGAAGACATTGTCCGAGCGCAGAAGGCCGCACTGGCCGATTAA
- the mutM gene encoding bifunctional DNA-formamidopyrimidine glycosylase/DNA-(apurinic or apyrimidinic site) lyase, with product MPELPEVETSRRGISPWLVGHTILYAEVRNARLRWPVSPEILSLSDTPVLSVQRRAKYLLIELPTGWIIVHLGMSGSLRVLPEYSEPDKHDHVDLVMDSGKVLRYTDPRRFGAWLWCDDPATSSVLAHLGPEPLSDDFSGRYLFAQSRGRKTPIKLWIMDNKLVVGVGNIYASESLFNAGVLPNRPAGSLSEVEADQLVRSIKQVLQRSIEQGGTTLRDFLQSDGKPGYFAQELQVYGRSGEPCHHCGTPIESIKQGQRSTFFCKCCQR from the coding sequence ATGCCAGAATTACCCGAAGTGGAAACCAGTCGCCGGGGCATTTCACCCTGGCTGGTCGGCCATACCATTCTGTATGCCGAGGTGCGTAACGCGCGCCTGCGCTGGCCTGTCTCTCCTGAAATTCTATCGCTGAGCGATACGCCGGTGCTGAGTGTGCAGCGGCGGGCCAAATATCTGCTGATTGAACTGCCGACCGGCTGGATAATCGTACATCTGGGTATGTCGGGCAGTTTGCGGGTGCTGCCGGAATACAGCGAGCCGGATAAGCATGACCACGTCGATCTGGTGATGGACAGCGGTAAGGTGCTGCGTTATACCGACCCGCGTCGTTTCGGCGCCTGGCTGTGGTGCGACGATCCGGCGACCAGTTCGGTGCTGGCACATCTGGGGCCGGAACCGCTGAGCGACGATTTTTCCGGTCGCTACCTGTTTGCCCAATCCCGCGGCCGCAAAACGCCGATCAAGCTGTGGATTATGGACAACAAACTGGTGGTGGGCGTGGGCAACATTTACGCCAGCGAATCGCTGTTTAATGCCGGTGTTCTGCCGAACCGACCGGCGGGTTCGTTGTCTGAGGTTGAAGCGGACCAACTGGTACGTTCCATCAAACAGGTATTGCAACGCTCGATTGAGCAAGGCGGCACCACGCTGCGGGATTTCCTGCAGTCCGATGGCAAACCGGGTTATTTCGCGCAGGAGTTACAGGTCTATGGCCGCAGCGGCGAGCCCTGTCACCATTGCGGCACGCCGATTGAGAGTATCAAACAGGGTCAGCGCAGTACTTTTTTCTGTAAATGTTGTCAGCGTTAA
- the rpmB gene encoding 50S ribosomal protein L28, with translation MSRVCQVTGKRPVTGNNRSHAMNATKRRFLPNLHSHRFWVEGEKRFVTLRVSAKGMRVIDKKGIEAVLADLRARGEKY, from the coding sequence ATGTCCCGAGTCTGCCAAGTTACTGGCAAGCGTCCGGTGACCGGTAATAACCGTTCACACGCAATGAATGCGACTAAACGCCGTTTTCTGCCAAACCTGCACTCCCATCGTTTTTGGGTTGAAGGTGAGAAGCGTTTTGTAACGCTGCGCGTATCTGCTAAAGGTATGCGTGTTATCGATAAAAAGGGTATCGAAGCGGTTCTGGCCGATCTGCGTGCCCGTGGTGAAAAGTATTAA
- the dut gene encoding dUTP diphosphatase: MMKKIDVKILDARIGQQFPLPTYATPGSAGLDLRACLDTAVELAAGATTLVPTGLAIHIADPSLAAVILPRSGLGHKHGVVLGNLVGLIDSDYQGQLMVSVWNRGSQSFIIEPGERIAQMVFVPVVQAEFNLVNDFVGSERGEGGFGHSGRH; encoded by the coding sequence ATGATGAAAAAAATCGACGTAAAAATTCTTGATGCGCGTATCGGGCAACAGTTCCCGTTGCCGACCTATGCAACGCCGGGTTCCGCCGGGCTGGACCTGCGCGCCTGTCTGGACACCGCGGTGGAACTGGCGGCTGGCGCAACCACGCTGGTGCCGACCGGTCTGGCTATCCACATCGCCGACCCGTCGCTGGCTGCGGTGATCCTGCCGCGCTCGGGTCTTGGTCACAAACATGGTGTGGTGCTGGGCAATCTGGTGGGTTTGATCGATTCCGACTACCAGGGTCAGCTGATGGTGTCGGTCTGGAACCGCGGCAGCCAGTCTTTTATCATCGAACCCGGTGAACGCATTGCCCAGATGGTATTCGTGCCGGTGGTGCAGGCCGAATTCAATCTGGTTAACGATTTCGTCGGCAGCGAACGGGGAGAAGGTGGTTTCGGCCATTCCGGCCGTCACTGA
- the rpmG gene encoding 50S ribosomal protein L33 — protein sequence MAKGVREKIKLVSSAGTGHYYTTTKNKRTMPEKLELKKFDPVVRQHVVYKEAKIK from the coding sequence ATGGCTAAAGGTGTTCGCGAGAAGATCAAGCTGGTTTCTTCTGCTGGTACTGGTCACTACTATACCACTACGAAGAACAAGCGTACGATGCCGGAAAAACTGGAACTGAAAAAATTCGATCCAGTGGTTCGTCAGCACGTCGTCTACAAAGAAGCTAAAATTAAGTAA
- the coaBC gene encoding bifunctional phosphopantothenoylcysteine decarboxylase/phosphopantothenate--cysteine ligase CoaBC: MTDSSSLRGLSDTSPAGKHLAGKRIAGKHIVLGISGGIAAYKCPELVRRLRDRGAEVRVVMTPAASAFITPLTLQAVSGYPVSTDLLDPAAEAAMGHIELGKWADLVILAPASADLIARLAAGMANDLLTTVCLATAAPVAIAPAMNQQMYRAAATQHNLGVLAARGALIWGPDSGSQACGDVGPGRMIDPLEIVANADAHFSRVNDLQHLSVMVTAGPTREALDPVRFISNHSSGKMGFAIAAAAAARGARVTLVTGPVNLPTPDNVTRIDVISAQEMHQAVMREAPQQHIVVGCAAVADYRAQVIADEKIKKQGDEISVTLVKNPDIIADVAAMSENRPYVVGFAAETSNVEEYARQKLARKQLDLICANDVSLSDQGFDSENNALHLFWPGGDKRLPHGSKHLLGQQLIDEIVSRYDEKNRRKNS, encoded by the coding sequence ATGACAGATTCTTCCAGTCTGCGCGGGCTTTCCGACACATCGCCTGCGGGAAAACATCTCGCGGGGAAACGTATCGCAGGGAAACATATTGTTCTGGGCATTAGCGGCGGCATCGCCGCCTACAAATGCCCGGAACTGGTTCGACGCCTGCGCGACAGGGGCGCCGAGGTTCGCGTGGTGATGACGCCCGCCGCCAGCGCATTTATCACGCCGTTGACGCTGCAGGCGGTGTCCGGTTATCCGGTTTCGACCGATCTGCTGGATCCCGCCGCCGAGGCCGCCATGGGCCATATTGAGCTGGGGAAATGGGCGGACCTGGTGATTCTGGCCCCCGCTTCGGCAGACCTGATAGCCCGGCTGGCGGCCGGCATGGCCAACGATCTGCTGACTACCGTCTGTCTGGCGACGGCGGCGCCTGTCGCCATCGCGCCGGCCATGAACCAGCAGATGTACCGCGCCGCCGCCACACAGCACAATCTGGGCGTACTGGCCGCCCGCGGTGCGTTGATCTGGGGCCCGGACAGCGGCAGTCAGGCCTGCGGCGATGTCGGCCCCGGCCGAATGATTGATCCGCTGGAGATTGTGGCGAACGCTGACGCGCACTTCTCCCGTGTCAACGATCTGCAACACCTCAGTGTTATGGTCACGGCAGGGCCGACACGTGAAGCGCTGGACCCGGTACGTTTCATCAGTAACCACAGTTCCGGGAAAATGGGATTTGCCATCGCCGCCGCCGCCGCCGCACGCGGAGCTCGCGTGACGCTGGTGACCGGCCCGGTTAATTTGCCGACGCCGGATAATGTCACCCGCATTGATGTCATTAGCGCGCAGGAAATGCACCAGGCGGTGATGCGTGAAGCGCCGCAACAGCATATCGTGGTGGGCTGCGCCGCCGTGGCGGACTACCGGGCGCAGGTGATCGCCGACGAAAAGATCAAAAAGCAGGGCGATGAAATCAGTGTCACTCTGGTCAAGAATCCGGATATCATCGCCGATGTGGCCGCCATGAGCGAAAACCGGCCTTATGTTGTCGGGTTTGCCGCCGAAACCAGTAATGTGGAAGAATACGCGCGCCAGAAACTGGCCCGCAAACAGCTGGACCTGATTTGCGCGAATGATGTATCCCTTTCCGATCAAGGGTTTGATTCGGAAAACAATGCATTGCATCTTTTCTGGCCGGGCGGGGATAAGCGCCTGCCGCACGGCAGCAAGCACCTGCTGGGTCAACAGTTAATCGACGAGATTGTCAGCCGTTATGATGAAAAAAATCGACGTAAAAATTCTTGA
- the slmA gene encoding nucleoid occlusion factor SlmA, whose translation MAEKENTKRNRREEILQALAQMLESSDGSQRITTAKLAATVGVSEAALYRHFPSKTRMFDSLIEFIEDSLTTRINLILQDEKDTFNRLRLILLLILGFAEKNPGLTRILTGHALMFEQDRLQGRINQLFDRIESQLRQVLREHKLRSGEAFRHDETLLASQLLAFCEGMLSRFTRSEFRTLPTQDFDTRWPLLAAQLQ comes from the coding sequence ATGGCAGAGAAAGAAAATACGAAAAGGAACCGTCGCGAAGAAATTCTGCAGGCGCTGGCGCAAATGCTGGAATCCAGCGACGGTAGTCAACGCATTACCACCGCCAAGCTGGCCGCCACCGTCGGCGTTTCGGAAGCCGCGCTTTACCGGCACTTTCCCAGCAAAACGCGGATGTTTGACAGCCTGATCGAATTTATTGAAGACAGCCTGACCACCCGCATCAACCTGATTCTGCAGGATGAAAAAGACACCTTTAACCGGCTACGGCTGATTTTGTTGCTGATTCTCGGCTTTGCGGAGAAAAACCCCGGCCTGACGCGCATTCTCACCGGCCACGCGCTGATGTTCGAGCAGGACCGCTTGCAGGGCCGCATCAACCAGCTGTTTGACCGCATTGAATCTCAGCTACGTCAGGTGCTGCGCGAACATAAGTTGCGTAGCGGCGAAGCGTTTCGTCATGATGAAACATTGCTGGCAAGCCAGTTGCTGGCGTTCTGCGAAGGCATGCTGTCCCGCTTTACCCGCTCCGAGTTTCGCACTCTGCCCACGCAGGATTTCGATACCCGCTGGCCGCTGCTGGCCGCCCAGCTTCAGTAA
- the pyrE gene encoding orotate phosphoribosyltransferase, protein MKAYQRQFIEFALSKQVLKFGEFTLKSGRISPYFFNAGLFNTGRDLALLGRFYAEALVDAGVEFDVLFGPAYKGIPIATTTAVALAEHHDRDVPYCFNRKEAKDHGEGGNLVGSPLKGRIMLVDDVITAGTAIRESMEIIAAQGASLAGVLIALDRQERGRGELSAIQEVERDFQCKVTSIITLQELITYLAEKPEMAAHLEAVKAYRAQFGV, encoded by the coding sequence ATGAAAGCCTATCAGCGCCAGTTTATCGAATTCGCACTCAGCAAGCAGGTACTGAAGTTCGGCGAATTTACCCTGAAATCCGGGCGCATTAGCCCCTATTTCTTCAATGCCGGGCTGTTCAACACCGGGCGCGATCTAGCGTTGCTGGGGCGCTTTTATGCTGAAGCGCTGGTGGATGCCGGCGTTGAATTCGACGTATTGTTCGGGCCGGCCTACAAGGGCATTCCGATCGCCACCACCACCGCGGTGGCGCTGGCGGAGCACCACGACCGCGACGTGCCGTACTGCTTCAATCGTAAGGAAGCCAAGGATCACGGCGAGGGCGGCAATCTGGTCGGCAGTCCGCTCAAGGGGCGTATCATGCTGGTGGACGATGTGATTACCGCCGGCACCGCCATTCGCGAGTCGATGGAGATCATCGCCGCACAGGGCGCCTCGCTGGCGGGCGTGCTGATCGCGCTGGACAGGCAGGAGCGTGGCCGTGGCGAGCTGTCTGCCATTCAGGAAGTAGAACGCGATTTCCAGTGCAAGGTCACCTCAATTATCACCCTGCAGGAGCTGATTACCTATCTGGCGGAAAAACCGGAGATGGCTGCGCACCTGGAGGCGGTGAAAGCCTATCGCGCACAGTTCGGCGTGTAA
- the radC gene encoding RadC family protein, giving the protein MAWNDGCAPREKLMALGAGALSDTELLAIFLRTGIAGTHVMQLAESLLMQFGSLYQLMMADKDTFCNARGVGVSKYTQLQAVAELARRLFSSHLAREDAMLNPEVTQQYLQLLLAHHEREVFLVMFLDNQHRVIRHQEMFAGTISSVEVHPREIVREALKANAAALILAHNHPSGRAEPSQADRSITGKIAQACQLLDIRVLDHLVIGRGEYVSFAERGWI; this is encoded by the coding sequence ATGGCATGGAATGACGGATGTGCGCCGCGTGAAAAATTGATGGCGCTGGGCGCCGGGGCGTTGAGCGATACGGAGCTGCTGGCGATTTTCCTGCGTACCGGCATCGCAGGTACGCATGTGATGCAACTGGCGGAAAGCCTGCTGATGCAATTTGGGTCGTTGTATCAGCTCATGATGGCGGACAAGGACACCTTTTGTAACGCACGGGGCGTGGGGGTGTCCAAATACACGCAGTTGCAGGCGGTGGCGGAACTGGCCCGGCGGCTGTTTTCTTCCCACCTGGCGCGGGAGGATGCGATGCTCAACCCGGAAGTGACGCAGCAGTACTTGCAATTGCTGCTGGCGCATCATGAACGGGAGGTCTTTCTGGTGATGTTTCTGGATAACCAGCATCGGGTGATTCGTCATCAGGAAATGTTCGCCGGCACGATCAGTAGCGTGGAGGTGCATCCGCGTGAGATTGTGCGCGAGGCGCTCAAAGCCAACGCCGCCGCGCTGATCCTGGCGCATAACCATCCGTCCGGCCGGGCGGAGCCCAGTCAGGCCGACCGCTCCATCACCGGAAAAATTGCTCAAGCCTGCCAATTGCTGGATATTCGGGTGCTCGACCATCTGGTGATCGGGCGCGGCGAGTACGTTTCTTTTGCCGAGCGAGGGTGGATTTGA